The Solibacillus sp. FSL W7-1436 genome window below encodes:
- the gatA gene encoding Asp-tRNA(Asn)/Glu-tRNA(Gln) amidotransferase subunit GatA, whose translation MTVFERTSAQLQESLKSGELTIADLTKEAFDRIEKLDGDVQAFLALNKEQATAKAAELDQVPFEERGPLFGMPIGVKDNIVTEGLETTCASKILEGFMPIYDATIVKKLRDAGMVTVGKLNMDEFAMGSSNENSAYKTTKNPWNLSHVPGGSSGASAAAVAAGEVPFSLGSDTGGSIRQPAAYCGVVGMKPTYGRVSRFGLVAFASSLDQIGPITRNVKDNALLLEAIAGVDEMDSTSADVPVPNYAAALDGNIKGLKIAVPKEFLGEGVGEAARQSVLDALEVLKGLGATVEEVSLPHSKYALAAYYILSSSEASSNLSRFDGIRYGYRSENAKNLLELYKQSRAEGFGDEVKRRIMLGTYSLSAGTYDAYYKKAQQARTLIKADYDKVFENYDVIIGPTAPTPAFAIGANIDDPMTMYANDILTIPINLAGVPAISVPCGFENGLPLGLQIIGKHFDEETLYRVAHAYEQQTDFAKQTPALWEVK comes from the coding sequence ATGACAGTATTTGAGCGCACATCAGCACAATTGCAAGAGAGCTTAAAGTCGGGTGAACTAACAATTGCGGATTTAACAAAAGAAGCGTTTGACCGCATTGAAAAGTTGGACGGCGATGTACAAGCTTTCTTAGCATTAAATAAAGAACAAGCAACTGCAAAAGCAGCTGAATTAGACCAAGTTCCTTTTGAGGAGCGCGGACCATTATTCGGTATGCCGATTGGCGTAAAGGATAATATCGTAACAGAAGGTTTGGAAACAACTTGTGCTTCTAAGATTCTGGAAGGCTTTATGCCGATTTACGATGCAACAATCGTAAAAAAATTACGTGATGCAGGCATGGTCACAGTCGGTAAATTGAATATGGATGAATTCGCAATGGGTTCTTCAAACGAAAACTCTGCCTATAAAACAACTAAAAACCCATGGAACCTTTCACATGTGCCAGGTGGTTCTTCAGGTGCATCTGCAGCAGCAGTTGCAGCAGGTGAAGTACCATTTTCACTAGGTTCTGATACGGGTGGATCAATCCGTCAACCAGCAGCCTACTGTGGTGTTGTAGGAATGAAACCTACATACGGTCGTGTATCTCGCTTTGGTTTAGTTGCATTCGCATCTTCTTTAGACCAAATCGGACCAATTACACGCAATGTAAAAGACAATGCATTATTACTTGAAGCAATCGCAGGTGTAGACGAAATGGATTCTACTTCTGCAGATGTGCCAGTACCAAACTATGCAGCCGCTTTAGACGGTAATATTAAAGGTTTAAAAATTGCTGTACCAAAAGAATTCCTAGGTGAAGGCGTTGGCGAAGCAGCAAGACAGTCGGTGCTTGATGCATTGGAAGTATTAAAAGGCTTAGGTGCTACAGTAGAAGAGGTATCTTTACCACACTCTAAATATGCATTAGCAGCTTATTACATCCTTTCTTCATCAGAAGCATCTTCAAACCTTTCTCGTTTTGATGGTATTCGATACGGCTACCGTTCAGAAAACGCGAAAAACTTATTGGAGCTGTACAAACAATCTCGTGCTGAAGGTTTCGGCGATGAGGTAAAACGTCGTATTATGCTTGGAACCTATTCATTATCAGCTGGTACGTATGATGCTTACTACAAAAAAGCACAACAAGCACGTACTTTAATTAAAGCGGATTACGACAAAGTGTTTGAAAACTACGATGTAATCATCGGACCAACTGCACCAACACCGGCATTCGCTATTGGTGCAAACATTGATGATCCAATGACAATGTACGCAAACGATATTTTAACGATTCCAATCAACTTAGCGGGCGTACCGGCGATTTCAGTTCCATGCGGTTTTGAAAACGGCTTACCATTAGGTTTACAAATAATCGGTAAACATTTCGATGAAGAAACACTTTACCGTGTGGCACATGCTTACGAGCAACAAACAGATTTCGCTAAACAAACTCCAGCATTATGGGAGGTAAAATAA
- the gatC gene encoding Asp-tRNA(Asn)/Glu-tRNA(Gln) amidotransferase subunit GatC: MANISKEEVKHVAHLARLAITEEEAEKFAEQLGKITDFAEQLNELDTTNVEPTSHVLPLVNVLREDVAKEGLPLEKVMLNVKEQEAGQIKVPSIME, encoded by the coding sequence ATGGCAAACATTTCGAAAGAAGAAGTAAAACACGTAGCACACTTAGCTCGCCTTGCTATTACAGAAGAGGAAGCAGAGAAATTTGCTGAACAATTAGGTAAAATTACTGATTTTGCAGAGCAGTTAAATGAATTAGATACAACAAATGTAGAACCGACTTCACACGTTTTACCTTTAGTGAACGTACTTCGCGAGGACGTAGCAAAAGAAGGCTTACCTCTTGAAAAAGTAATGCTGAACGTAAAAGAACAAGAAGCTGGTCAAATTAAAGTACCATCAATTATGGAGTAA
- a CDS encoding CamS family sex pheromone protein, whose product MKRYRWIPAIIVAAMLSACAPNLAPDTELTQESDTEQAVETTIIPNMQINDKFYRTLIPYKESASRGLVVSNIYTKYDMKEVETGLMRISQNHFDTENYYFQEGQYLDEETLKYWLARPNQTEDKGPEFQGLNPSSVDEATGKEMDPTVKATEAPVYLAHIVEQNYLTKTDENKVKLAGVSIGLALNSVYYYQKEQYGEFFEQKIPDAKIEAEGKKIAQEVINRLRARPELADVPIVIGLFKQAERNAIVPGTYTDYNFAHTGKTELGEWKAIDEKYVTFPMSSPDDVYRELNTNFQNFKQDVDKYFSNFTSVFATGFYQNKKVQKLDIEIPIQFYGTAEITGFTQYLTGLLLNHLPLDLYISVSITSVNGPEVLIIKEPNEDEPFIHIYE is encoded by the coding sequence ATGAAACGTTATCGCTGGATACCTGCGATAATTGTAGCGGCGATGTTATCAGCGTGTGCGCCAAATCTCGCACCTGATACAGAACTGACGCAAGAATCAGATACAGAACAAGCTGTGGAAACAACTATTATCCCGAACATGCAAATAAACGATAAATTTTATCGCACATTGATTCCTTATAAGGAAAGTGCAAGCCGTGGTTTAGTTGTTTCCAATATTTATACGAAGTACGATATGAAGGAAGTCGAAACGGGCTTAATGCGTATTTCGCAAAATCATTTCGATACAGAAAACTACTATTTCCAGGAAGGTCAGTATTTGGATGAAGAAACATTGAAATACTGGTTAGCACGTCCAAACCAAACAGAAGACAAAGGCCCGGAATTCCAAGGTCTAAACCCTTCAAGTGTGGATGAGGCGACAGGCAAGGAAATGGACCCGACAGTAAAAGCGACAGAAGCGCCAGTTTACTTGGCGCATATTGTGGAACAGAATTATTTAACTAAAACCGATGAGAACAAAGTAAAGTTGGCAGGTGTTTCAATCGGTTTAGCATTAAATTCAGTTTACTATTATCAAAAAGAGCAGTATGGAGAGTTTTTTGAACAAAAAATTCCCGATGCAAAAATAGAAGCAGAAGGTAAAAAAATAGCGCAGGAAGTTATCAACCGTTTGCGGGCCCGTCCGGAACTGGCAGATGTCCCGATTGTCATCGGCTTATTTAAACAAGCCGAAAGAAATGCCATTGTACCAGGGACATATACTGACTATAACTTCGCGCATACAGGGAAGACAGAATTGGGTGAGTGGAAAGCAATCGATGAAAAATACGTTACTTTCCCGATGAGTTCGCCGGATGATGTATACCGTGAACTGAATACGAATTTCCAAAACTTCAAGCAAGATGTCGACAAATATTTCTCGAACTTCACGAGTGTATTTGCGACTGGATTTTACCAAAACAAAAAAGTCCAGAAGCTTGATATCGAAATCCCGATCCAGTTTTACGGAACAGCTGAAATTACAGGATTTACTCAGTATTTGACCGGCTTACTGCTTAATCATTTACCGCTTGATCTGTATATTTCGGTGAGTATTACTTCTGTTAACGGACCGGAAGTGCTAATTATTAAAGAACCGAATGAAGATGAGCCTTTTATTCATATTTATGAGTAA
- the ligA gene encoding NAD-dependent DNA ligase LigA has protein sequence MNEIEQRIAELNKLLHEYGYAYYVLDKPIVEDSVYDQLLHELIALEEANPEFIYPDSPTQRVGGMVLEGFKKVTHETAMLSLSNAFNEEDLRDFDRKIEQAIGKNYSYVCELKIDGLAISLRYENGVFVQGATRGDGTVGEDITANLKTIRAIPLRLKEPVTLEVRGEAYMPKKSFEKLNERRAENGEELFANPRNAAAGSLRQLDPKIAASRNLSTFIYAVGGDGESYGIDGHWEMLKYLEELGFPSNKEREYCETIEDVLAFIEKWTEARPNLSYEIDGIVIKVNRYAHQDELGFTAKSPRWAIAYKFPAEEVITKLLDIELTVGRTGVITPTAILTPVLVAGTTVSRASLHNEDLIREKDIRIEDTVIVRKAGDIIPQIVGVVLEQRPDDAVPYKMPTHCPACDEEVVRIDTDVALRCVNPQCPAQIAEGVKHFVSRNAMNIDGLGEKVVEQLLRENYIQDVAGLYELTVEQLINLERMGQKSATNLVEALIQSKENSLERLLFGLGIRHVGEKAAKILAAHFETMDALMAATEEELKDIHEIGGKMAESIVAYFANEQVQQLIERLKGFGLNMSYKGKKIVVEAGANPFAGKTIVLTGKLQQLTRNEAKAKIEQLGGTVAGSVSKKTDLVIVGEDAGSKLEKAQSLGIEIWDEVRLIEQLI, from the coding sequence ATGAATGAAATAGAACAAAGAATTGCGGAATTGAACAAACTTCTTCATGAATATGGCTATGCGTATTATGTACTAGATAAACCGATAGTGGAAGATAGTGTATATGATCAGCTTCTACATGAGCTTATCGCATTAGAAGAAGCAAATCCGGAATTTATTTATCCTGATTCTCCTACACAGCGTGTCGGTGGCATGGTACTGGAAGGATTTAAAAAGGTAACGCATGAAACAGCGATGCTCAGTTTATCAAATGCTTTCAATGAAGAAGATTTGCGTGATTTCGACCGGAAAATCGAGCAGGCAATCGGTAAAAATTACTCTTATGTATGTGAGCTGAAAATTGATGGTTTGGCCATATCTCTGCGCTATGAAAACGGAGTATTTGTACAAGGTGCTACGCGTGGTGACGGAACAGTAGGGGAAGACATAACAGCCAACCTGAAAACAATCCGTGCCATTCCTTTACGTTTAAAGGAACCGGTAACATTGGAAGTACGCGGCGAAGCCTATATGCCGAAAAAATCTTTTGAGAAACTGAATGAACGCCGTGCTGAAAATGGTGAAGAGCTATTTGCAAATCCCCGAAATGCGGCAGCAGGATCGTTGCGTCAATTAGATCCGAAAATTGCGGCAAGCCGAAATTTATCAACGTTTATATATGCAGTTGGCGGGGACGGAGAAAGCTATGGAATCGACGGGCATTGGGAAATGCTCAAGTATTTGGAGGAGCTAGGGTTTCCGTCAAACAAAGAGCGTGAGTATTGCGAAACTATTGAGGACGTTTTGGCGTTTATAGAAAAGTGGACAGAAGCGCGCCCAAATTTATCATATGAAATTGATGGTATCGTCATCAAAGTGAATCGCTATGCCCACCAGGATGAGCTTGGCTTTACAGCAAAATCTCCGCGCTGGGCAATTGCCTACAAATTCCCGGCTGAAGAAGTTATAACAAAATTATTGGATATCGAACTGACGGTAGGCCGGACAGGTGTTATAACTCCGACAGCGATTTTAACACCGGTACTTGTTGCGGGGACTACTGTGAGCCGTGCATCATTGCACAATGAAGATCTGATCCGTGAAAAGGACATTCGAATCGAGGATACGGTCATCGTACGAAAAGCAGGGGATATTATTCCGCAAATTGTGGGGGTCGTTCTGGAGCAGCGCCCTGATGACGCTGTACCGTATAAGATGCCGACACATTGCCCTGCATGTGATGAGGAAGTTGTACGTATTGATACGGATGTAGCATTGCGCTGCGTGAATCCTCAATGTCCTGCGCAAATTGCGGAAGGCGTAAAGCATTTCGTATCACGTAATGCGATGAATATCGACGGTCTTGGCGAGAAGGTAGTCGAACAGCTGCTGCGCGAAAACTATATTCAAGATGTAGCAGGACTATACGAACTTACAGTAGAACAGCTGATCAACCTGGAGCGAATGGGACAAAAATCGGCGACGAATTTAGTTGAAGCGCTTATTCAGTCGAAAGAAAATTCGCTGGAACGATTACTGTTCGGTCTTGGCATCCGCCATGTTGGGGAAAAAGCAGCCAAGATTTTGGCGGCTCATTTTGAAACAATGGATGCGCTAATGGCCGCTACAGAAGAGGAATTGAAAGATATTCATGAAATAGGCGGTAAAATGGCCGAATCGATTGTAGCGTACTTTGCAAACGAGCAAGTACAACAATTAATCGAACGCCTAAAAGGATTTGGCTTAAATATGTCCTATAAAGGCAAGAAAATTGTCGTGGAAGCAGGGGCAAATCCTTTTGCAGGAAAAACAATTGTACTGACAGGGAAATTGCAGCAATTGACACGTAACGAAGCAAAGGCGAAAATAGAACAGTTAGGTGGTACGGTTGCAGGGAGTGTCAGTAAAAAAACAGACCTTGTAATTGTCGGAGAAGATGCAGGCTCGAAGCTCGAAAAAGCCCAAAGCTTAGGCATTGAAATTTGGGATGAAGTGCGCCTAATCGAACAATTAATATAG
- a CDS encoding reverse transcriptase domain-containing protein has product MKVKEKDIWRYGINDVEQILFEKALTKTRFNHLWQYVIDEQNIICSIKIIGSNKGKKTAGPDGITFNDIMKLDIEDVIKEIKNRLFGSKQGKARRVMIPKSNGKMRPLGITNLYDRIAQQCVRNILEPILEAQFNPESFGFRKNRNAQECMSYIATTLQYNNEGHIYDCDLKEYFDTVQIDKVLDKLKLNHNIHDLAFLKCIKRLMWIDLIQPKEKYNGIGLRQGTILGPILANVMFHDFELRLHEINDFKRDNGRQIIQNPNIHRNHGRSYKRGREFYFNWLQERRVVKIIRYADDFVLISKGKYDIYDVIMMFEDWCKENGLEINKDKTKLITIHGDTELEFLGFKYRKTNSTKPNSFIISVKDQKKLWKETKSRLEWCLWKGKLDYFIVYMRGIFNYYTICTNLTWLISRIHLLLIKKMIRRREVKIDIVRNPHVSFMVNGQLLDLWEMRQHSVKSTADYMYEVHKLWEPNQTKYKALEWVNYFFDNRTKTGKNSSNIIYIPSLLNQQKKEPILDKDYLAMDPQEIHIHHKIPRSLGGTDSYNNLIMLSKTSHKLVHDVNLKLKDLPAYINLKQLNKYRKLCGYEVLK; this is encoded by the coding sequence TTGAAAGTCAAAGAAAAGGATATTTGGCGATATGGTATTAATGATGTCGAACAAATATTATTTGAAAAAGCATTAACAAAAACACGATTTAACCACTTATGGCAATATGTCATTGATGAACAAAACATTATATGTTCAATTAAAATAATAGGTAGCAATAAAGGCAAGAAAACAGCAGGTCCAGATGGTATAACCTTTAATGACATTATGAAATTAGATATTGAAGATGTTATAAAGGAAATCAAAAATCGATTATTTGGTTCAAAACAAGGTAAAGCAAGACGTGTAATGATACCGAAAAGCAATGGGAAAATGCGACCGTTAGGCATAACAAATTTATATGACAGGATTGCACAGCAATGTGTTAGAAATATCCTTGAACCAATTCTTGAAGCACAATTTAATCCTGAAAGTTTTGGTTTTAGGAAAAATCGCAATGCCCAAGAATGTATGTCCTATATCGCAACTACTTTACAATACAACAATGAAGGACACATATACGACTGCGACTTGAAAGAATACTTTGATACAGTACAAATTGACAAAGTGTTAGATAAGTTAAAGTTAAACCATAATATACATGACTTAGCATTTTTAAAATGTATAAAACGGTTAATGTGGATTGATTTGATACAGCCAAAAGAGAAATATAACGGAATTGGATTAAGGCAAGGTACGATTTTAGGTCCGATACTCGCTAATGTAATGTTTCATGATTTTGAACTTCGACTTCATGAAATAAATGATTTTAAGCGAGACAATGGACGCCAAATTATCCAAAACCCTAATATTCATAGAAACCACGGTAGGTCATACAAACGTGGTCGTGAATTTTATTTTAACTGGTTGCAAGAACGTAGAGTAGTAAAAATCATTCGATATGCAGATGATTTTGTACTAATTAGTAAAGGGAAATACGATATATATGATGTGATTATGATGTTTGAAGATTGGTGTAAGGAAAATGGATTGGAAATAAACAAGGATAAAACCAAGTTAATAACCATTCATGGAGACACTGAACTAGAATTTCTAGGCTTTAAATATCGTAAAACGAATAGTACTAAACCAAACTCATTCATAATTTCGGTTAAAGACCAAAAGAAACTTTGGAAAGAAACGAAAAGTAGGCTTGAATGGTGTCTTTGGAAAGGTAAGTTAGATTATTTTATTGTATATATGAGAGGTATTTTTAATTACTATACAATCTGCACGAATTTAACATGGCTCATAAGTAGAATTCACTTATTGTTAATTAAGAAAATGATAAGGCGACGGGAAGTTAAAATTGATATAGTCCGTAACCCACATGTGAGCTTTATGGTCAATGGGCAACTACTTGATTTATGGGAGATGCGGCAACATAGCGTGAAAAGTACAGCTGATTACATGTATGAAGTTCACAAACTATGGGAACCGAATCAAACAAAATATAAAGCACTTGAATGGGTGAACTATTTCTTTGATAACCGAACGAAAACCGGGAAAAATAGTAGTAATATTATTTATATCCCAAGTCTACTGAACCAGCAAAAGAAAGAGCCGATTTTAGATAAAGACTATTTAGCAATGGACCCGCAAGAAATTCATATACATCATAAAATACCACGAAGTTTAGGTGGTACGGACAGTTATAATAATCTCATAATGTTAAGTAAAACTTCACATAAACTAGTCCATGATGTGAATTTAAAATTAAAAGATTTACCTGCCTATATTAACTTAAAACAATTGAACAAATATAGAAAATTATGTGGTTATGAAGTATTAAAATAA
- a CDS encoding heptaprenylglyceryl phosphate synthase, whose amino-acid sequence MEYLNWRHVFKLDPAKEISDEALEQICESGTDVILVGGTDDVTLDGVLDLLVRVRRFSVPIALEISNVDSITPGYDYYFIPTVLNSRDTKWVKDLHHEAIKEYGDVLIWEELVAEGYCVLNPDCKVAQATDAKTDLTVEDVVAYARMAENYFKLPIFYLEYSGAYGDIEMVKATAEVLNETKLFYGGGITSVEQAKEMAAHANTIVVGNIIYEDLKAALKTVQAVKSVI is encoded by the coding sequence ATGGAATATTTAAACTGGAGACATGTATTTAAACTGGACCCTGCAAAGGAAATTTCGGATGAGGCATTAGAGCAGATTTGCGAATCGGGTACGGATGTTATTTTAGTCGGCGGGACAGATGATGTGACGTTGGATGGCGTTTTGGATCTGCTCGTCCGTGTACGTCGTTTTTCAGTGCCGATTGCGCTTGAAATTTCAAATGTCGACAGCATTACACCGGGATATGACTATTATTTCATTCCGACAGTGTTGAATAGCCGTGATACAAAATGGGTGAAAGATTTGCATCATGAAGCGATTAAAGAATACGGCGATGTGCTGATTTGGGAAGAGCTTGTAGCGGAGGGGTACTGTGTACTGAATCCGGACTGTAAAGTAGCACAAGCAACTGATGCGAAAACAGATTTGACTGTGGAAGATGTAGTGGCCTATGCACGGATGGCCGAAAACTACTTTAAATTGCCGATCTTTTATTTAGAGTACAGCGGTGCATACGGTGATATTGAAATGGTGAAAGCGACAGCCGAAGTTTTAAATGAAACAAAGCTTTTTTATGGGGGCGGAATTACGTCTGTAGAGCAAGCGAAGGAAATGGCTGCACATGCCAATACCATAGTTGTCGGAAATATTATTTATGAGGATTTAAAAGCGGCATTAAAAACCGTACAAGCAGTAAAAAGTGTTATATAA
- a CDS encoding YerC/YecD family TrpR-related protein, translating into MQIEKIRGHQTDQLFKAVLELKDIEECYKFFDDLCTISEIQSLAQRFEVAHLLRLKKTYETIKKETGASTATISRVRRCFDYGNDTYDEMLGRLYPDEKPFTSK; encoded by the coding sequence ATGCAAATTGAAAAAATTCGCGGTCATCAAACAGATCAGTTGTTTAAAGCTGTTCTAGAGTTAAAAGATATTGAGGAATGCTATAAATTTTTCGATGACTTGTGCACGATTAGTGAAATCCAGTCATTGGCACAGCGATTTGAAGTTGCACATTTATTACGTTTGAAGAAAACGTATGAAACAATTAAAAAGGAAACTGGTGCTTCAACAGCTACAATTTCCCGTGTACGTCGTTGCTTTGATTACGGAAATGACACTTATGATGAAATGCTGGGCCGTCTTTATCCAGACGAAAAGCCATTTACGTCAAAGTAA
- a CDS encoding DUF3048 domain-containing protein, which produces MKRSIFMLALLGITLTAGCSDKEQTEEPVVEIEETEVEEDIIVAEAEEILPFVTPFTGERVAEEATMRPILATINNHPQARPQSGLAQADVVYEMLAEGDVTRFLALYQSELPESIGPIRSARSYFVDIAKGLDAFYIAHGYSPEAKSMLERRVVDNINGMHYDGTYFKRSSTRVAPHNSYISGENVKAGAEKTGTSLLYQKKVSYPFYEAEDNVKIGITANEVSMKYNNSGSFNSQYVYNAETNQYKRYSANVETIDYETNESIELANILFFEMPHRIVDNAGRREITITGGGNAYVAQAGMIREVKWKNADGLLVAVEEDGSEVKLVQGKTWIHFVPTSPGLAASVIYSE; this is translated from the coding sequence ATGAAACGCAGTATATTTATGTTAGCGCTATTAGGCATAACCTTAACAGCAGGTTGTTCCGACAAAGAACAAACAGAGGAGCCTGTTGTAGAAATAGAAGAAACAGAGGTAGAGGAAGACATTATTGTTGCGGAGGCCGAAGAAATACTGCCATTTGTTACTCCTTTTACAGGGGAACGTGTAGCAGAAGAAGCGACGATGCGTCCGATACTTGCAACGATTAATAACCATCCGCAAGCACGTCCGCAATCCGGACTTGCACAGGCGGATGTTGTATATGAAATGCTGGCGGAAGGTGATGTCACACGTTTTTTAGCACTTTACCAGTCTGAACTTCCAGAATCAATCGGACCGATTCGCAGTGCACGGTCGTACTTCGTTGATATTGCAAAAGGTCTGGACGCATTTTATATTGCGCACGGATACAGTCCTGAAGCAAAATCGATGCTTGAACGAAGAGTTGTCGATAATATAAATGGAATGCACTATGACGGTACTTACTTCAAACGTTCATCGACACGGGTCGCTCCCCACAATTCGTATATTTCAGGCGAAAATGTAAAGGCCGGTGCCGAAAAAACAGGGACTTCACTACTTTATCAGAAAAAAGTGTCCTACCCATTCTATGAAGCCGAAGATAATGTTAAAATAGGAATAACGGCTAATGAAGTATCGATGAAATACAATAATAGTGGTTCATTTAACAGTCAGTATGTTTACAATGCCGAGACGAATCAGTACAAGCGTTATTCTGCAAATGTAGAAACAATCGATTATGAAACAAATGAATCCATCGAATTAGCCAATATTTTATTTTTTGAAATGCCTCACCGAATTGTAGACAATGCGGGTCGACGCGAAATTACAATTACGGGTGGCGGCAACGCGTATGTAGCCCAGGCTGGGATGATACGTGAAGTAAAATGGAAAAATGCAGATGGCCTGCTCGTGGCAGTTGAAGAAGATGGATCGGAAGTAAAGTTAGTTCAAGGAAAGACATGGATACATTTCGTACCAACATCTCCCGGTTTAGCGGCATCTGTTATATATTCAGAGTAG
- a CDS encoding adenine deaminase C-terminal domain-containing protein, with the protein MPEISWKLSNIREQVSIIDGHAAPSLVLKNAKYLHSMMKSWATGNIWISNDRIVYVGKELPANVEGTEIVDLAGKVVVPGYIEPHVHPFQLYNPHSFAEFSAQTGTTTFISDNMTLVSLMKNKKAFSFMDELAKLPFSFYWWSRFDSQTELENERELYSNASVLEWLDRHDVLLGGELTGWPRLMRGDDQMLYWIQAAKHKGKKIEGHLPGASEKTLAKMRLLGVDGDHESMTIKDIEARLQHGYAVTLRYSSIRPDLPLLLKEVVDKGYEIFDHLMMTTDGSTPSFHEDGVMDKCIRAALEAGVRPVDAYNMASYNVARYYNMTNLHGLLATGRYANINILSDEYSPTPEAVISKGKWLKRDNKDLKAFPAVDLSLFGELKIDFDLHEGDFQFSMPIGVEMVNDVITKPYSIKNLGYHHTLSTNHDESYLMLVDRDGKWRINSMIKGFATQVKGFASSYSNTGDIILIGKSVQDMQHAFQELKKMNGGIVLVEDDQIVTSIPLKLAGSIYDGPVEDVIPLELALKSALKERGYHHTDAIYTLLFLQSTHLPYIRITTRGIFDVMKNKVMLPAVMR; encoded by the coding sequence ATGCCGGAAATTAGTTGGAAGTTAAGTAATATTAGAGAGCAAGTTAGTATCATTGATGGGCATGCTGCTCCGAGTCTAGTTTTAAAAAATGCAAAGTACTTACATAGTATGATGAAAAGTTGGGCAACCGGGAATATTTGGATATCCAATGACCGCATCGTTTATGTCGGGAAGGAACTGCCTGCAAATGTAGAAGGTACAGAGATTGTTGATCTGGCCGGGAAAGTGGTTGTACCAGGTTATATTGAGCCGCATGTACATCCTTTCCAATTGTACAATCCCCACAGCTTCGCAGAGTTTAGTGCACAGACCGGAACAACCACATTCATTTCAGACAATATGACGCTTGTTTCATTAATGAAAAATAAGAAAGCGTTTTCTTTTATGGATGAGCTTGCCAAATTGCCGTTTTCATTTTACTGGTGGAGTCGCTTCGATTCACAAACGGAGCTTGAAAATGAAAGGGAATTATACTCAAATGCATCAGTATTGGAGTGGCTTGACCGTCATGACGTACTGCTCGGCGGGGAGCTGACAGGATGGCCACGTCTGATGCGCGGGGATGATCAAATGCTTTACTGGATTCAGGCAGCTAAGCATAAGGGCAAAAAAATCGAAGGACATTTACCGGGAGCATCGGAAAAAACGTTGGCTAAAATGCGTTTACTTGGAGTCGATGGTGACCATGAATCCATGACGATCAAAGATATTGAAGCGCGTTTGCAGCATGGTTATGCTGTTACTCTCCGCTATTCTTCTATTCGCCCGGATTTACCCCTGTTATTAAAAGAGGTTGTCGATAAAGGCTACGAAATATTTGATCATTTAATGATGACGACAGATGGTTCTACACCGAGCTTCCATGAAGATGGTGTGATGGATAAATGTATTCGGGCTGCCCTTGAAGCTGGTGTGCGCCCGGTTGACGCTTATAATATGGCAAGTTATAATGTTGCGCGCTATTATAATATGACAAATCTGCATGGCCTGCTTGCTACAGGACGTTATGCAAATATTAATATTCTGTCGGACGAATATTCGCCGACACCTGAAGCAGTCATTTCAAAAGGTAAATGGCTAAAGCGGGACAATAAAGATTTGAAAGCATTTCCGGCGGTAGATTTATCACTATTTGGAGAATTGAAAATCGATTTTGATTTGCATGAAGGAGATTTTCAATTTTCGATGCCGATTGGCGTTGAAATGGTGAATGATGTTATTACGAAGCCGTATAGTATAAAAAATCTCGGTTATCATCATACATTATCTACAAATCATGATGAAAGCTATTTAATGCTTGTCGACCGCGACGGGAAATGGCGCATTAATTCGATGATCAAAGGATTTGCGACACAAGTAAAAGGATTTGCTTCGTCGTATTCCAATACGGGGGATATTATTTTAATCGGAAAATCTGTGCAGGATATGCAGCACGCTTTCCAGGAACTGAAGAAAATGAATGGCGGGATTGTACTTGTAGAAGATGATCAAATTGTAACAAGTATTCCTTTAAAGTTGGCCGGATCTATTTATGATGGGCCGGTGGAAGATGTAATACCGCTTGAACTTGCATTAAAGAGTGCTTTGAAAGAGCGTGGTTATCACCATACAGATGCAATTTACACATTGCTGTTTTTACAATCGACACATTTACCATATATTCGTATTACGACACGTGGGATTTTTGATGTCATGAAAAATAAGGTTATGCTACCTGCTGTAATGCGATAA